One window from the genome of Haemorhous mexicanus isolate bHaeMex1 chromosome 22, bHaeMex1.pri, whole genome shotgun sequence encodes:
- the HIC1 gene encoding hypermethylated in cancer 1 protein yields the protein MRVHRDLSWLAEATGRPGRRARSGMLDAMEVPSHSRQLLLQLNTQRTKGFLCDVIIVVQNALFRAHKNILAASSAYLKSLVVHDNLLNLDHEMVSPGIFRLILDFIYTGRLAECEPGSEQSLGAVLAAASYLQIPGLVALCKKKLKRSGKYCHLRGGYAPYKLGRGLRAATPVIQACYSGTPRPVDLPPVEPAAPLNTQCGELYASAAQGAPLHPHGLCPPERHCSPPCGLDLSKKSPTGPSAQLLPTDRLLPSEPREPSLPPRHDSPPVSAGLLGSHAAAYKDSPPGGEPGGHPHAPDPFRSTPPCAEPPLPRADGRELMYRWMKHEPLGPYLDEGEAEKELEREEKAESPPAAPQPRYPSVESNDLEPDNSTSEETGSSEGPSPGDALDRYCNHLGYEPESLGDNLYVCIPCGKGFPSSEQLNAHVEAHNEEELYHKAAAEQAVPFLDKGGPGLGDILRPYRCSSCDKSYKDPATLRQHEKTHWLTRPYPCTICGKKFTQRGTMTRHMRSHLGLKPFACDACGMRFTRQYRLTEHMRIHSGEKPYECQVCGGKFAQQRNLISHMKMHAAGPDGKAKLDFPDSVYAMARLTADQLGLKQEKAAELLSHTSHFLSDPKAMESLYPLAKFTAEHLGLSQDKAAEVLAQAPHLHTEAARTIERYSPP from the exons ATGAGAGTTCACCGAGACCTCAGCTGGTTGGCGGAGGCCACCGGACGCCCAG GGCGGCGGGCGAGGAGCGGGATGCTGGACGCCATGGAGGTGCCGAGCCACTCgcggcagctgctgctgcagctgaacacgCAGCGCACCAAGGGCTTCCTGTGCGACGTGATCATCGTGGTGCAGAACGCGCTTTTCCGTGCGCACAAGAACATCCTGGCCGCCAGCAGCGCCTACCTCAAGTCGCTGGTGGTCCACGACAACCTGCTCAACCTGGACCATGAGATGGTGAGCCCCGGCATCTTCCGCCTCATCCTCGACTTCATCTACACCGGCCGCCTGGCCGAGTGCGAGCCGGGCAGCGAGCAGAGcctgggtgctgtgctggctgccgCCAGCTACCTCCAGATCCCCGGCTTGGTGGCCCTTTGCAAGAAGAAGCTGAAGCGCAGCGGCAAGTACTGCCACCTGCGCGGGGGCTACGCACCCTACAAGCTGGGCCGCGGGCTGCGGGCCGCCACGCCGGTCATCCAGGCTTGCTACTCGGGGACGCCTCGGCCCGTGGACCTGCCTCCCGTGGAGCCGGCGGCGCCTCTCAACACGCAGTGCGGGGAGCTGTACGCCTCGGCCGCCCAGGGCGCCCCGCTGCACCCCCACGGGCTGTGCCCGCCCGAGCGCCACTGCTCGCCGCCCTGCGGCCTCGACCTCTCCAAGAAGAGCCCCACCGGCCCCTCcgcccagctcctgcccaccgACCGCCTGCTGCCCAGCGAGCCCCGCGAGCCCTCGCTGCCCCCACGGCACGACAGCCCCCCCGTCAGCGCCGGCCTCCTGGGCAGCCACGCCGCTGCCTACAAGGACTCCCCGCCGGGCGGTGAGCCGGGGGGGCACCCCCACGCCCCCGACCCCTTCCGCAGCACGCCGCCCTGCGCCGAGCCCCCGCTGCCCCGCGCGGACGGGCGAGAGCTGATGTACCGCTGGATGAAGCACGAGCCCCTGGGCCCCTACCTGGACGAGGGGGAGGcggagaaggagctggagcgGGAGGAGAAGGCCGAATCGCCGCCTGCGGCACCGCAGCCCCGCTACCCCAGCGTGGAGAGCAACGACCTGGAGCCTGACAACAGCACGAGCGAGGAGACAGGCAGCAGCGAGGGCCCCTCGCCCGGCGACGCGCTGGACCGCTACTGCAACCACCTGGGCTACGAGCCGGAGAGCCTGGGCGACAACCTGTACGTCTGCATCCCCTGTGGCAAGGGCTTTCCCAGCTCCGAGCAGCTGAACGCCCACGTGGAGGCCCACAACGAAGAGGAGCTCTATCACAAGGCGGCGGCCGAGCAGGCCGTCCCCTTCCTGGACAAAGGTGGCCCGGGGCTGGGTGACATCTTGCGGCCTTACCGCTGCTCCTCCTGCGACAAGTCCTACAAGGACCCGGCCACGCTGCGGCAGCACGAGAAGACGCACTGGCTGACGCGCCCCTACCCCTGCACCATCTGCGGCAAGAAGTTCACGCAGCGCGGCACCATGACCCGCCACATGCGCAGCCACCTCGGCCTGAAGCCCTTCGCCTGCGACGCCTGCGGGATGCGCTTCACCCGCCAGTACCGCCTGACCGAGCACATGCGCATCCACTCGGGCGAGAAGCCCTACGAGTGCCAGGTGTGCGGCGGGAAGTTCGCCCAGCAGCGCAACCTCATCAGCCACATGAAGATGCACGCGGCCGGCCCCGACGGCAAAGCCAAGCTGGACTTCCCCGACAGCGTCTATGCCATGGCCCGGCTCACCGCCGACCAGCTGGGGCTCAAGCAGGAGAAGGCGGCCGAGCTGCTGTCCCACACCTCGCACTTCCTCAGCGACCCCAAGGCCATGGAGAGCCTCTACCCCCTGGCCAAGTTCACGGCTGAGCACCTGGGGCTGAGCCAGGACAAGGCTGCCGAGGTGCTGGCTCAGGCTCCACACCTCCACACCGAGGCCGCCCGGACCATAGAGCGATACTCGCCCCCCTAG